A window of Ooceraea biroi isolate clonal line C1 chromosome 9, Obir_v5.4, whole genome shotgun sequence genomic DNA:
TGCAGCGACAAGTATCCCGACGAGTAAGTTTCACATTCTTAAATaagctttttaaatatatttgttgtaTTATGTTTATATTCTATTTGTTGCTGAATTTAGAATAACGtgtgatttatttatgatatcttAGAGTACCAACTATTCGGCTGCAAGATAGTAGAGGCCTATCTCATGAACAAGTCGCAGTTCTGTCATCCGAACTTGAAGATTTAGCGGTAAAATTAATGGGTGAGGTGATGATATTCGAGCTCAGTCAACATGTCCAGAAATACTTACACGAGCATAATAAGCGAGGTTACAGCAGTTTTTATGAAGAAATGGTGTCTCGACACCAGGAGAGGATACAGTACGAGATGCAAGAGAAGCAGATGAAGGAGGACAAAGAGAGACAGGTTTGAATCGATATTTCTACATGTTTTGTTAATACATGCAGTACCGTTAAGCCGATTGTTAAGATTATTTCGCTTGCAGGTACTGCAAGATGCCATCCAAAAACGTCAGGAGGCTCTGAAAGCCGAGAAGCGTAACCGGAAGGAAACGGTCCGATTGGCGACGGATGTGGACAACGTCTTTAGGTCGATACCATCGTCTCCGCATGAACGAGGCGCAAGTCGTTTTCGACGTAGGTGCGTCAGCACGTCGGAGAGTTCGGAAGGACCGCTCTGCGAGCATCGGGGCACCAAGTTCATCCATTTCGACAGTAACAAGGGCGAAAGGCAGGTGCACCGTGGAAAATGTTTGGGTCACAGCGCGAAAGGTTCCATAGTGTACTCCGGCGTGGATGTGACTACGGGCGAACTACTGGCCGTAACGGAATGGACGTTGAAGTGCACGATGGCGAACGAGTCCACGGAGGAAGCTATCGACATACAGCACGCGATGAAGCAAATCGCCAGTCTGGAGCAGGAGCTCAATCATCTGTACAAGCTGCATCATCCGAATCTCGTCCActatttgaatataaaatatctgcaGAACAACAACAATTTAGTAATCTACATACTCCAGGAGTTTGTGGTATGtaaatacacgcgcgcgcgcgcgtgtttacCCCGACAGATTTTGAACGAATTTGCGGAGAACAGTCTTCTCGTTTATAACATTCGATTGTATGTAAAAGTAGGTTGGAACCACGTGCTCGTTCTTCCTGATGGAAAACATTCCGGTCGACATCGACTTACTGAGGCATTTAGCGACTGGTGTGCTCGAAGCTCTGCGGTACCTACATGAGAATAACGTAGTGCACAAAGATTTACGCGACACCAGCGTTTATATAGATCAAACCGGTGTTGTGAGATTGTCAGATTTCTCCTTAGACAAGAGGTTGTCCGACATGTATCACTTAAACTCCTTAGCAAAGACTGAACACGATTTCCCAACGATCCAAGGCCGAGGTGGTAAAAAGGCAGACATATACAGATATGGGATATTACTTCTTTCACTGCTGAAAGGAACCATCATATCCGGCGAAGAACTCGATTTAACAGTAATTTCACAGGTGAATTTCCTTTTTCTAGCATTAAGGAAATACCAACACGGATGTCAATTAATAACTGtctaatttgaataagaaattaattaatttcctttaataatttttcagcttCATTTAAGAGATTTCATTTCAAAATGCCTCATCGACGACGAGAGAACGCGTTGGTCCGCGGAACAACTGCAGCAGCACAGCTTCATAAAGATACCGTTAGAACGTGGCTTGTCGCCCTTAACACCGGTTGACAATGAGAAAAAAACGAATCTGGAGCCGGAGGAACCGGACAGTGACGTGCAATTGCATTTACCGTCGATGGGCGGACAGTCGCGAATACAGAACGAGTTCGAAGTTTTGAAATGGCTGGGAAAGGGCGCGTTCGGCGACGTTCTGAAAGTGAGAAACAAGTTGGACGGCGGGATCTACGCTATCAAACGCATAGAATTGAACCCGAAGAACAAGCAGCTGAACAAGAAGATTACGCGCGAAGTAAAATTACTGTCTAGAATGAATCACGAGAACGTGGTGCGCTATTATAACTCGTGGATCGAAAGCGCTACCTTGGACGATTCGGCCAGACACAGTCAGTTTACGCCGATTACCACATCGTCAGACACAACCACCACGCAGAACAAGGTAGACATCAACGTGATCAACGTGAGTTTCGACTGTGAATATTTCGTAGTGGcatagcttgtaaaaaaagttTTGATGCTGCTGTGCTCTTTAGgaatgattaatttaaatggaCAACTTAGTTAATAATTGCGATCAGATTGAACGAGTGTGATAAAAACATATTGAATCTTTTCAGCAATTGGACAGTGACGAGATAGAAAAGTTCGCTCCACCGTTACGCGATGTCGAGTGGAATATATCGTACGAATCGGTGGCGAACGTGGTTGACAGTGATGATGATAACAGCGACGCTTCGACCGATTCCGACAGCGAAGAACATTGCGCGTTCTTGtaagattctttttttttcaagaataaaatattcaagtatTAGATAATtccacaattaattttttaatttaagttaCGAGTAATCAATacgattttatattcaatcTGCAAAGAAGGAAGGTGTGCGATCGCGCAAAAGGATTTATCGTTGAAGAAATTCAATGTGATCTAATGTAAGCTGCGTGTTTCAGAATGCGAACTCTGCTGCGGATCGAGTCTTCCGACAGCATCGAGTTCGAAAGAGACGGTATCTCGCAAAAGTCTGCGATAACGTCGGACATTTCAAACGAGACGAAAGACGCGGAAACTACGAGCGAGGACGCGCCAGTAAAGGAAATACAATTCATGTACATACAGATGGAGTTCTGCGAGAAGAGTACGTTAAGGACTGCCatagataataatttgtacGAGGACGAGGAGCGTGTCTGGAGATTGTTCCGAGAAATCGTCGAAGGCCTGGCACATATTCATCAGCAGGGTATGATACACAGAGATTTGAAGCCGGTGAACATCTTTCTTGACAGCAACGATCACGTCAAGATCGGAGACTTTGGTTTGGCTACCACCAATATATTATCGACACTGGTTCAGACCATTGACGCTGATAAAGAGTCGCAGTGCGTCGAGAAGGGTAAGGAAGGAAAGCACAAGCAGCAGTCGCATATATcatattaaatgataattataattaatatatattttattttaatattttttattaatttttatttttattatatttgtattatttattaataatttaatatagtttatatatacagggtgtcccgggttttaaccgacaaactgcgggagcatattctactagtggaaataagaaaaaattcttatatcgagtttgcttagaaatgctttattacaaagttatgaaccaatattgaaaagaaatatgagataagtaacaacggaacatagtgtagaatttggaaggtcgaagacgtttatgttacgtgtattcacatgtattcgtgttcactatgttgaaacgattcagtatgattgttaccttcacaacagtagccgttagatttcaatcgtcgtgtcaactagcaattactatcagaatgccaaaagtgttttcaaatgaggaatacaccgatattcatttcgtgtacggattctgtgacggaaatgcacgagctgccgtacgagagtatcaacgtagatttcctaacaggagagtaccagatagatttaaagcaacgaattactaattcagttactgagatgcaacaaaattttcaggaatgtcgtaccgtaacaaattctgtactacgtcgatgtctagcttgtatcgatgtgcaaggacaacattttgaaacgcgtcactaaatcattgcgtagataatttttatttttgtgaaaaaatccgttgttacttatctgatatttcttttcaatattggtttataactttgtaataaagcatttctaagcaaactcgatataagaattttttcttatttccactagtagaatatgcttccgcagtttgtcggttaaaacccgggacaccctgtgtgtatatatatatatatatatatatatatatatatattgtgtgatttatatctttttaggGGGAAGCTACGATGTGGAGGAACTGGGATCTCTCACTGGCCAAGTTGGTACAGCTTTGTACGTAGCGCCCGAGCTTAGCGCGAAGGCTGCCAAAGCGATTTATAATCAAAAAGTAGACATCTATAGCTTGGGgattatatttttcgagatgACGTACAAGCCGTTAACCACCGGCATGGAGCGCGTGAAAATTCTGTTAAGCCTACGCTCCAAGGAGATCGTCTTTCCTGCCGACACAGTAGAGACTGATATGCCGCATCAAGTTCACATTATACGGTAGAAATATTCAATCCGATGTAatacgttacacaggattttatgTACAAGATGAATGAAAGATTTCTTTGTTCTTTCACCAGTTGGCTGCTGAATCACGATCCGAGTCAACGTCCTACTGCTCAAGAATTACTTTCGTCCAAGTACTTGCCGCCACCTCAGTTAGAAGAGACGGAATTGCAGGAAATGGTGCGGCACACGTTATCCGATAGCCAAAGTAAAGCATACAAGTACTTAGTGGCGTCGTGTTTCACGCAAGACGTTACGCCGGCGGAGGATATTACTTATGACATGAATTTGCCTGCTAGGGGAACGCCAAGTGTCCTTTCCTCAAAAAAGCAACTTCTGCAGGAAAACGTAAAGCAGAAGATCGTCGAGGTGTTTCAGAAACACGGGGGCGTACATCTCGCGACTCCCCTGTTAATGCCGAAATCTGTTCAGCACTCGAACTTCGTCGAGTCGAGCGTGAAACTGATGACACGTACCGGTAGTATCGTCTCGATACCGCACGATCTTCGCACCCCATTTGCACGTTATATTGTGTGGAATAATATTTCGCACTTTCGAAGATACTCCGTCGAACGCGTCTTTAGAGATAAAAAGGTAACGCGCGTCACGTTGAATGTCTGGGTGCATTAATTAAGTGCTTTATGTAAAAGAAGCGATAAAGCTTGATTCAAAAATGATCTTACATTATTCTACTGCGGGAACAAGCGTCTTGAATGTTTTTCTCTCGAATTATTACAGGCACGTGGATTTCATCCAAGAGAATTGTACGAATGCGCTTTCGACATCATCAGCCCCATAGCCAATAATATGATGACGGAGGCCGAATTGATCTTCATCGTGTGGGAGATTTTCAACGAATTGCCGCAAATCAAGGAACAAAATTTCATCGTGCGCCTGAATCACACGTCGTTGCTGCAAGCTGTGCTGATGTACTGTGGCGTGGAGAAGGATAAATATCAGGATATATATTCGATACTACAGGACGCTCGCGACGGAAAGTTGACCAAGTTTCAAGTCCAAACGCATTTGATAAGTTTGTGCCTCACTGATCAAGCTATGGACACGCTTTTCAATTTGCTCGAAACCGAAAGTTCTGTTGCGAAGATCACCAGCGTTTTGAGAACGATAACGCGGCGGAAAGGAGATGCCGCGGGCCTAGCCAAGGAGGGATTGAAGGATATAGAAACTGTAATATCTAATGTGGAAAGTTTGGGTGTTAaggtaatattatacattttcttatttattctattgggttgttcggaaagtaatttcgtttttcacaaagagatgtcgttagtcgcgttcctcgatacttaactttactctaagcggcaaattcgttttatattttgacaactgacatttcagacgtcatttagtatcttattgtgttgcgatctgtcaagtaatttttctttggcatcacatcaaacatggaaaatcaaagtgagcattttcgtaatattttgcttttttactaccgaaagggtaaaaatgcagtgcaagcgagaaaaaaattgtgtgccgtgtacggagaagatgtattgagtgaacgtcagtgtcagaattggttttcgaaatttcgtactggaaatttcgatttgaaagatgcaccacgttcaggtcggccaattaaagctgatgacggaaaataaaggctctggtggatgcaaaccgtcgcataacaacacgcgaaattgctgaaaagttaaatttatcgaattcgaccgtttacgatcatttgaaacgccttggattcgtttcaaagctcgatatttgggttccacacaatttaaaggaaattgacttgattcgacgtattaccatctgcgattcattgttgaaacgtgaagaaaatgaaccatttttgaagcgaatcataactggagatgaaaaatggattgtttacaacaatgttaagcaaaaacgatcatggtccaggcaagatgaacctgctcaatcgacatctaaggcagatattcatcaaaagaagatcatgctttctgtatggtgggattggaagggaatcgtatttttcgagctactaccaagcaaccagacgattgattcgaaagtgtattgtcgtcagctggatgaattggatgctgccatcaagcagaagcgaccggaattggcgaataggaaaggtgtcgtattccatcacgacaatgccagaccacacacaagtttggtcactcgcaagaagcttttacagcttggatgggatgtgctaccacactcaccatactctcctgatctggcaccatccgattaccatttgttccggtctctacaaaattctttgaacaatgtaaacttcgattcaaatgaaggcgtcaaaaatcacttgcttcaattttttgtcaataaggagaaggacttctatgagcgtggaatcttaaagttgccagaaagatggcgaaaggtagtggaacaaaatggccaatacatcactgaataaaatttattctaaatatgaaaaaaccgccgttcatttttccttgaaaaaacgaaataactttccgaacaacccaatatataaaatataatgacgtaaaaatataggataaaattgttttcacttCTCTTTGTTTAATTTCTTGTTACAGTGGCCCATTACCGTTGTACCTCTCCTCACGTATAACGTGCAACAGTACAGCGGAGTGATATATCAAATTACATGCGAATTAAAGCACAGACGAAGGCGGGGTGGTCAGGACGTTATAGTCGCGGGCGGCCGATACGATAAAATGCTGATGTCGTTCAGGAAGGTTTTGGAACGTACCGGGATGGCCAGTAAGGAGATAAAACAGTACGGCGCCGGAATCAGCATATCATTGGATAAATTGGTGACCGCTGTCGCGGAGATGTGCGAGAATCCGAGCGGCGAGAGCAAATGCGGCATCGACGTCGCTGTGTGCTGCGAGGGAAGCCCGGGCGGCGAGGGAAGACGAGACAGGGAGATGATCAACGTGCTACGAGAGATCTGGTCGCTCGGACTGAAAGTCACGATACTCGACCTGTGCGCCATGGAGGAGATACCGGAGTACTGCCAGGAGAATTCTATAAGTCACATAGTACTGCTGAGAAACGGTACTTTAAGGGTGCAAACGTGGGAGAGGGACAGATTCCAGGAGAAGAAATGGAACACGATACAGGATATCGTGGAATACCTGCAGCGCCAGTCGGAGACTGCGTTGCCGATATTGAATAGATCCGAAAGCAAAGTTAGCACGAACGACGTGTCGGTAGCGCCAACATCAAGTAATCCGGTCAACGCCAACATCAACTTCGTTCTCTCCGAGCGGGACAAACTTTCCGGAAGCGGCAGACGTAGTTTCAAGAACAGTATACTAGCGCAAATGTCGTCC
This region includes:
- the LOC105279476 gene encoding eIF-2-alpha kinase GCN2 isoform X1, giving the protein MSHVESCKVRQQNELEVLKSIFGEELRDLRKNKNKKKWQPLDIIVTLTPQKGMSGPAQVYAQIDLRIICSDKYPDEVPTIRLQDSRGLSHEQVAVLSSELEDLAVKLMGEVMIFELSQHVQKYLHEHNKRGYSSFYEEMVSRHQERIQYEMQEKQMKEDKERQVLQDAIQKRQEALKAEKRNRKETVRLATDVDNVFRSIPSSPHERGASRFRRRCVSTSESSEGPLCEHRGTKFIHFDSNKGERQVHRGKCLGHSAKGSIVYSGVDVTTGELLAVTEWTLKCTMANESTEEAIDIQHAMKQIASLEQELNHLYKLHHPNLVHYLNIKYLQNNNNLVIYILQEFVVGTTCSFFLMENIPVDIDLLRHLATGVLEALRYLHENNVVHKDLRDTSVYIDQTGVVRLSDFSLDKRLSDMYHLNSLAKTEHDFPTIQGRGGKKADIYRYGILLLSLLKGTIISGEELDLTVISQLHLRDFISKCLIDDERTRWSAEQLQQHSFIKIPLERGLSPLTPVDNEKKTNLEPEEPDSDVQLHLPSMGGQSRIQNEFEVLKWLGKGAFGDVLKVRNKLDGGIYAIKRIELNPKNKQLNKKITREVKLLSRMNHENVVRYYNSWIESATLDDSARHSQFTPITTSSDTTTTQNKVDINVINQLDSDEIEKFAPPLRDVEWNISYESVANVVDSDDDNSDASTDSDSEEHCAFLMRTLLRIESSDSIEFERDGISQKSAITSDISNETKDAETTSEDAPVKEIQFMYIQMEFCEKSTLRTAIDNNLYEDEERVWRLFREIVEGLAHIHQQGMIHRDLKPVNIFLDSNDHVKIGDFGLATTNILSTLVQTIDADKESQCVEKGGSYDVEELGSLTGQVGTALYVAPELSAKAAKAIYNQKVDIYSLGIIFFEMTYKPLTTGMERVKILLSLRSKEIVFPADTVETDMPHQVHIIRWLLNHDPSQRPTAQELLSSKYLPPPQLEETELQEMVRHTLSDSQSKAYKYLVASCFTQDVTPAEDITYDMNLPARGTPSVLSSKKQLLQENVKQKIVEVFQKHGGVHLATPLLMPKSVQHSNFVESSVKLMTRTGSIVSIPHDLRTPFARYIVWNNISHFRRYSVERVFRDKKARGFHPRELYECAFDIISPIANNMMTEAELIFIVWEIFNELPQIKEQNFIVRLNHTSLLQAVLMYCGVEKDKYQDIYSILQDARDGKLTKFQVQTHLISLCLTDQAMDTLFNLLETESSVAKITSVLRTITRRKGDAAGLAKEGLKDIETVISNVESLGVKWPITVVPLLTYNVQQYSGVIYQITCELKHRRRRGGQDVIVAGGRYDKMLMSFRKVLERTGMASKEIKQYGAGISISLDKLVTAVAEMCENPSGESKCGIDVAVCCEGSPGGEGRRDREMINVLREIWSLGLKVTILDLCAMEEIPEYCQENSISHIVLLRNGTLRVQTWERDRFQEKKWNTIQDIVEYLQRQSETALPILNRSESKVSTNDVSVAPTSSNPVNANINFVLSERDKLSGSGRRSFKNSILAQMSSYLQRISHKVPVEIFAVFLDMSVIRTIISFLEIDEDEQVFQKSIQILIDKHPRHKKYIKTICEEMKELRNEKSRPVEILYSLIDSGYMTLV
- the LOC105279476 gene encoding eIF-2-alpha kinase GCN2 isoform X2 — encoded protein: MSHVESCKVRQQNELEVLKSIFGEELRDLRKNKNKKKWQPLDIIVTLTPQKGMSGPAQVYAQIDLRIICSDKYPDEVPTIRLQDSRGLSHEQVAVLSSELEDLAVKLMGEVMIFELSQHVQKYLHEHNKRGYSSFYEEMVSRHQERIQYEMQEKQMKEDKERQVLQDAIQKRQEALKAEKRNRKETVRLATDVDNVFRSIPSSPHERGASRFRRRCVSTSESSEGPLCEHRGTKFIHFDSNKGERQVHRGKCLGHSAKGSIVYSGVDVTTGELLAVTEWTLKCTMANESTEEAIDIQHAMKQIASLEQELNHLYKLHHPNLVHYLNIKYLQNNNNLVIYILQEFVVGTTCSFFLMENIPVDIDLLRHLATGVLEALRYLHENNVVHKDLRDTSVYIDQTGVVRLSDFSLDKRLSDMYHLNSLAKTEHDFPTIQGRGGKKADIYRYGILLLSLLKGTIISGEELDLTVISQLHLRDFISKCLIDDERTRWSAEQLQQHSFIKIPLERGLSPLTPVDNEKKTNLEPEEPDSDVQLHLPSMGGQSRIQNEFEVLKWLGKGAFGDVLKVRNKLDGGIYAIKRIELNPKNKQLNKKITREVKLLSRMNHENVVRYYNSWIESATLDDSARHSQFTPITTSSDTTTTQNKQLDSDEIEKFAPPLRDVEWNISYESVANVVDSDDDNSDASTDSDSEEHCAFLMRTLLRIESSDSIEFERDGISQKSAITSDISNETKDAETTSEDAPVKEIQFMYIQMEFCEKSTLRTAIDNNLYEDEERVWRLFREIVEGLAHIHQQGMIHRDLKPVNIFLDSNDHVKIGDFGLATTNILSTLVQTIDADKESQCVEKGGSYDVEELGSLTGQVGTALYVAPELSAKAAKAIYNQKVDIYSLGIIFFEMTYKPLTTGMERVKILLSLRSKEIVFPADTVETDMPHQVHIIRWLLNHDPSQRPTAQELLSSKYLPPPQLEETELQEMVRHTLSDSQSKAYKYLVASCFTQDVTPAEDITYDMNLPARGTPSVLSSKKQLLQENVKQKIVEVFQKHGGVHLATPLLMPKSVQHSNFVESSVKLMTRTGSIVSIPHDLRTPFARYIVWNNISHFRRYSVERVFRDKKARGFHPRELYECAFDIISPIANNMMTEAELIFIVWEIFNELPQIKEQNFIVRLNHTSLLQAVLMYCGVEKDKYQDIYSILQDARDGKLTKFQVQTHLISLCLTDQAMDTLFNLLETESSVAKITSVLRTITRRKGDAAGLAKEGLKDIETVISNVESLGVKWPITVVPLLTYNVQQYSGVIYQITCELKHRRRRGGQDVIVAGGRYDKMLMSFRKVLERTGMASKEIKQYGAGISISLDKLVTAVAEMCENPSGESKCGIDVAVCCEGSPGGEGRRDREMINVLREIWSLGLKVTILDLCAMEEIPEYCQENSISHIVLLRNGTLRVQTWERDRFQEKKWNTIQDIVEYLQRQSETALPILNRSESKVSTNDVSVAPTSSNPVNANINFVLSERDKLSGSGRRSFKNSILAQMSSYLQRISHKVPVEIFAVFLDMSVIRTIISFLEIDEDEQVFQKSIQILIDKHPRHKKYIKTICEEMKELRNEKSRPVEILYSLIDSGYMTLV
- the LOC105279476 gene encoding eIF-2-alpha kinase GCN2 isoform X3 — protein: MSHVESCKVRQQNELEVLKSIFGEELRDLRKNKNKKKWQPLDIIVTLTPQKGMSGPAQVYAQIDLRIICSDKYPDEVPTIRLQDSRGLSHEQVAVLSSELEDLAVKLMGEVMIFELSQHVQKYLHEHNKRGYSSFYEEMVSRHQERIQYEMQEKQMKEDKERQVLQDAIQKRQEALKAEKRNRKETVRLATDVDNVFRSIPSSPHERGASRFRRRCVSTSESSEGPLCEHRGTKFIHFDSNKGERQVHRGKCLGHSAKGSIVYSGVDVTTGELLAVTEWTLKCTMANESTEEAIDIQHAMKQIASLEQELNHLYKLHHPNLVHYLNIKYLQNNNNLVIYILQEFVVGTTCSFFLMENIPVDIDLLRHLATGVLEALRYLHENNVVHKDLRDTSVYIDQTGVVRLSDFSLDKRLSDMYHLNSLAKTEHDFPTIQGRGGKKADIYRYGILLLSLLKGTIISGEELDLTVISQLHLRDFISKCLIDDERTRWSAEQLQQHSFIKIPLERGLSPLTPVDNEKKTNLEPEEPDSDVQLHLPSMGGQSRIQNEFEVLKWLGKGAFGDVLKVRNKLDGGIYAIKRIELNPKNKQLNKKITREVKLLSRMNHENVVRYYNSWIESATLDDSARHSQFTPITTSSDTTTTQNKVDINVINQLDSDEIEKFAPPLRDVEWNISYESVANVVDSDDDNSDASTDSDSEEHCAFLMRTLLRIESSDSIEFERDGISQKSAITSDISNETKDAETTSEDAPVKEIQFMYIQMEFCEKSTLRTAIDNNLYEDEERVWRLFREIVEGLAHIHQQGMIHRDLKPVNIFLDSNDHVKIGDFGLATTNILSTLVQTIDADKESQCVEKGGSYDVEELGSLTGQVGTALYVAPELSAKAAKAIYNQKVDIYSLGIIFFEMTYKPLTTGMERVKILLSLRSKEIVFPADTVETDMPHQVHIIRWLLNHDPSQRPTAQELLSSKYLPPPQLEETELQEMVRHTLSDSQSKAYKGTPSVLSSKKQLLQENVKQKIVEVFQKHGGVHLATPLLMPKSVQHSNFVESSVKLMTRTGSIVSIPHDLRTPFARYIVWNNISHFRRYSVERVFRDKKARGFHPRELYECAFDIISPIANNMMTEAELIFIVWEIFNELPQIKEQNFIVRLNHTSLLQAVLMYCGVEKDKYQDIYSILQDARDGKLTKFQVQTHLISLCLTDQAMDTLFNLLETESSVAKITSVLRTITRRKGDAAGLAKEGLKDIETVISNVESLGVKWPITVVPLLTYNVQQYSGVIYQITCELKHRRRRGGQDVIVAGGRYDKMLMSFRKVLERTGMASKEIKQYGAGISISLDKLVTAVAEMCENPSGESKCGIDVAVCCEGSPGGEGRRDREMINVLREIWSLGLKVTILDLCAMEEIPEYCQENSISHIVLLRNGTLRVQTWERDRFQEKKWNTIQDIVEYLQRQSETALPILNRSESKVSTNDVSVAPTSSNPVNANINFVLSERDKLSGSGRRSFKNSILAQMSSYLQRISHKVPVEIFAVFLDMSVIRTIISFLEIDEDEQVFQKSIQILIDKHPRHKKYIKTICEEMKELRNEKSRPVEILYSLIDSGYMTLV